From Elusimicrobiaceae bacterium:
TGAAAGCGGCCCACGAGCAGGGCATAATACATCGCGATATCAAGCCGACAAACATTCTGGTTACGAAAGACGGCGTGCCGAAAATTGTGGATTTCGGGCTGGCACGCAAGGTGGACGAAGACCAGCAGCTGACGATGGTGGGCGAAATGGTCGGCACGGCCTATTACATGTCGCCCGAACAGGGGTTGGGGAAAAAAGTGGATCATCGCGCCGATCTGTATTCCATAGGCGCTACTCTGTTCTATATGCTTTCCGGCAAGTATCCTTACGAAGGCAAGACCTCGGTGGAGGTCATACACAAACATATAAGCGAAGAGCCGCCCAGTTTGTTCAGGATCGCGCCGGAAATTCCCATGTGGCTGTCAGATATCATCATGCGGCTGATGCAGAAAAAACCGGACGACCGGTTTCAATCCGCCGATGAAGTGATCAGAACTCTGCAGGCACGCGACAAAAAAGCGGGTGCGGCCCAGCCTGCCGAACCGGTCAAGGCCGGATCCGCGGTTATAGATTTTGACTCAATGCCCGCCAGTTCAGCGTTGAAAGTGAGCGGAGCGCAGGCAAATCCCGCGCCTGCCGCGCCGGAAACGCCCGCGCTGGCGCCCGTTTACGGGCCGGTGCCGCCCGGCCTGTCAGGCCGGGTATCGTCGCTATCGCCTTCATCCGGCAGCGGAACCGGAATGCAGGAGTTCAGCCTGCACACCCCGGTATCGCCGGTGCTCGAATACACGCCTGCCATACCGGAAGCGCAGCTTTCCCGCCGGGCGCCGCGGCCGGAAGTGAAAGTTTTCCGAAAATTCATGTGGCCGGATTTCAGGACGGCAGCCGGCAACGTGTCGGACATGCTGCTGGCGGCGGCGCTGATACCGTTGTCTGCGCTGTGCATGTTTGTGACGGGGCTTGTAAGCGGAGAGCGGCTTGCCGCAGGAGCCAGGCTGTCCGATGTTTTTGTGGCGCCGTGGGTAACTCCGGTGCCCTCGGTGCAGACAGCATTGCTTTCCACGGCGTTGTTTGTGGTCGTCTGCACACTGATTGCCGTCAGGCGGAATAAAGTCACTTTCCGCGATCTGGCTTTGGCCTGCGCTGTTGTATTAGCCTATGTGGCGGGCGCGGTGTCGCAAGGGGCGACTATTACGCATCGGGCCATGAACAGCATTCTGGCATTGCAGCCCGAAG
This genomic window contains:
- a CDS encoding serine/threonine-protein kinase; this encodes LGAGWYLRRRRPEESPLTEPPGMVDVVEEVVETPPRVEIAGLMNMPNAEAEKDPIVGLDFAGCQIVKKLGAGAMGTVYLGHHPGLDKYMCVKILAPALAKDERNVQFFLREARSAARLDHKNIVSVFNAGIEHGYHFLSMSFIDGVTLQAIIKEKGKLSVDESIKIITGILEGMKAAHEQGIIHRDIKPTNILVTKDGVPKIVDFGLARKVDEDQQLTMVGEMVGTAYYMSPEQGLGKKVDHRADLYSIGATLFYMLSGKYPYEGKTSVEVIHKHISEEPPSLFRIAPEIPMWLSDIIMRLMQKKPDDRFQSADEVIRTLQARDKKAGAAQPAEPVKAGSAVIDFDSMPASSALKVSGAQANPAPAAPETPALAPVYGPVPPGLSGRVSSLSPSSGSGTGMQEFSLHTPVSPVLEYTPAIPEAQLSRRAPRPEVKVFRKFMWPDFRTAAGNVSDMLLAAALIPLSALCMFVTGLVSGERLAAGARLSDVFVAPWVTPVPSVQTALLSTALFVVVCTLIAVRRNKVTFRDLALACAVVLAYVAGAVSQGATITHRAMNSILALQPEAVSNMVVYASGAYLLAGYFLSGGRQFVSKLAGVLLGGVMLYCVFVFSAAPVTSSASFEPGYIIGSVAAALCAFVLAFMRRTFVASMGPWLMLLAAAALLWLYQTSPRADYFVQDVKREQSEQIEKVLKAKAAMTARDPKRAEKIKVPRRSTSGELSAASRKMAFLYPLKRFADDAGKVGSYFLMTLMFVLIAVLLAFGEILYRGKVWHEKESNF